One window of the Etheostoma spectabile isolate EspeVRDwgs_2016 chromosome 16, UIUC_Espe_1.0, whole genome shotgun sequence genome contains the following:
- the LOC116704610 gene encoding protein PRRC1 isoform X2: MICHSPPITIGLSSPLSLPGTSSIGSPAVSTAFSPVPSIPAFSSPLATHPSLSSPFPPPSTLASPFSSGSPFPPPTSGSFPPLASPMGPPPLSAPGMSAPPTGPPVSSFSMSAGYDITRGHAGRTPQTPLMPTFSSPAAVPGVGPNPMVQQPAMTGGLDAGSPITFPEEQDDPRGPGHTNAGGGIWGFFKGVAGNTVVKTVLDRTKHSVESMITTLDPGMAPYIKSGGDIDIVVTSDEMNVEAVRDAFQEVFGMAMVTGEPGQSNIAPQPVGYAAGVKGAQERIDSLRRAGVIHEKQPVVSLENFIAELFPDKWFDIGCLILEDPGHSIHIEVFTQATPVALDHVQQAQSLTPPDYSLRWSGLIVSVGEVLERSLPNVSRTDWHQAMTGMARRQMIQSAAKALAGIYKQQLPPRTV; encoded by the exons ATGATCTGTCATAGCCCGCCGATCACCATAG GTCTGTCCAGCCCTCTGTCCCTCCCTGGCACCAGCTCCATCGGTTCACCCGCAGTCTCCACCGCTTTCTCCCCTGTTCCCTCCATCCCTGCTTTCAGCAGCCCTCTGGCCACACACCCCTCCCTGTCCTCCCCgttcccccctccctccacgCTCGCCTCCCCGTTCAGCAGCGGCTCTCCGTTTCCGCCTCCCACCTCAGGCTCTTTTCCCCCTCTGGCCTCTCCCATGGGGCCACCTCCCCTTTCAGCTCCCGGCATGTCGGCCCCTCCCACAGGCCCGCCCGTATCCAGCTTCTCCATGAGTGCAGGATATGACATCACACGGGGTCATGCCGGTCGTACTCCGCAGACACCTCTGATGCCGACGTTCTCCAGTCCTGCCGCCGTGCCAG GTGTGGGACCAAACCCCATGGTTCAGCAGCCAGCCATGACAGGAGGATTAGATGCTGGATCTCCCATCACTTTCCCAGAGGAGCAGGACGATCCCAGAGGACCTGGACACACCAACGCTGGTGGAGGCATCTGGGGCTTTTTTAAG GGAGTAGCAGGTAACACTGTAGTAAAGACAGTCCTGGACAGAACCAAGCACTCTGTGGAGTCCATGATCACCACTCTGGATCCTGGCATGGCTCCATACATCA AGTCTGGCGGGGACATTGACATCGTGGTGACTTCAGATGAGATGAACGTGGAGGCTGTCAGAGACGCCTTCCAGGAGGTTTTCGGGATGGCCATGGTCACTGGAGAACCCGGTCAGTCCAACATCGCCCCGCAGCCGGTGGGCTACGCAGCCGGAGTCAAG ggggctCAGGAACGCATTGACAGCCTGCGTCGAGCCGGTGTGATCCACGAGAAGCAGCCAGTGGTCTCTCTGGAAAACTTCATCGCTGAGCTGTTCCCCGACAA GTGGTTTGACATCGGCTGTCTGATCCTGGAGGACCCCGGTCACAGCATCCACATTGAGGTCTTCACGCAGGCAACCCCTGTGGCCCTAGATCACGTCCAACAG GCTCAGTCGCTGACCCCCCCGGACTACAGCCTGCGCTGGTCCGGGCTGATCGTCTCAGTGGGCGAGGTGCTGGAGCGCAGCCTGCCAAACGTCAGCCGGACAGACTGGCACCAGGCCATGACGGGCATGGCCCGGCGCCAGATGATCCAGAGCGCCGCCAAAGCCCTGGCTGGTATCTACAAACAGCAGCTCCCCCCCAGGACTGTGTGA
- the LOC116704610 gene encoding protein PRRC1 isoform X1, with product MMEESGIETTPPASPTPPLTVAATVSAPPITIGLSSPLSLPGTSSIGSPAVSTAFSPVPSIPAFSSPLATHPSLSSPFPPPSTLASPFSSGSPFPPPTSGSFPPLASPMGPPPLSAPGMSAPPTGPPVSSFSMSAGYDITRGHAGRTPQTPLMPTFSSPAAVPGVGPNPMVQQPAMTGGLDAGSPITFPEEQDDPRGPGHTNAGGGIWGFFKGVAGNTVVKTVLDRTKHSVESMITTLDPGMAPYIKSGGDIDIVVTSDEMNVEAVRDAFQEVFGMAMVTGEPGQSNIAPQPVGYAAGVKGAQERIDSLRRAGVIHEKQPVVSLENFIAELFPDKWFDIGCLILEDPGHSIHIEVFTQATPVALDHVQQAQSLTPPDYSLRWSGLIVSVGEVLERSLPNVSRTDWHQAMTGMARRQMIQSAAKALAGIYKQQLPPRTV from the exons ATGATGGAAGAGAGTGGAATCGAGACTACGCCTCCTGCCAGCCCTACACCTCCTCTGACTGTGGCTGCCACAGTCAGCGCCCCGCCGATCACCATAG GTCTGTCCAGCCCTCTGTCCCTCCCTGGCACCAGCTCCATCGGTTCACCCGCAGTCTCCACCGCTTTCTCCCCTGTTCCCTCCATCCCTGCTTTCAGCAGCCCTCTGGCCACACACCCCTCCCTGTCCTCCCCgttcccccctccctccacgCTCGCCTCCCCGTTCAGCAGCGGCTCTCCGTTTCCGCCTCCCACCTCAGGCTCTTTTCCCCCTCTGGCCTCTCCCATGGGGCCACCTCCCCTTTCAGCTCCCGGCATGTCGGCCCCTCCCACAGGCCCGCCCGTATCCAGCTTCTCCATGAGTGCAGGATATGACATCACACGGGGTCATGCCGGTCGTACTCCGCAGACACCTCTGATGCCGACGTTCTCCAGTCCTGCCGCCGTGCCAG GTGTGGGACCAAACCCCATGGTTCAGCAGCCAGCCATGACAGGAGGATTAGATGCTGGATCTCCCATCACTTTCCCAGAGGAGCAGGACGATCCCAGAGGACCTGGACACACCAACGCTGGTGGAGGCATCTGGGGCTTTTTTAAG GGAGTAGCAGGTAACACTGTAGTAAAGACAGTCCTGGACAGAACCAAGCACTCTGTGGAGTCCATGATCACCACTCTGGATCCTGGCATGGCTCCATACATCA AGTCTGGCGGGGACATTGACATCGTGGTGACTTCAGATGAGATGAACGTGGAGGCTGTCAGAGACGCCTTCCAGGAGGTTTTCGGGATGGCCATGGTCACTGGAGAACCCGGTCAGTCCAACATCGCCCCGCAGCCGGTGGGCTACGCAGCCGGAGTCAAG ggggctCAGGAACGCATTGACAGCCTGCGTCGAGCCGGTGTGATCCACGAGAAGCAGCCAGTGGTCTCTCTGGAAAACTTCATCGCTGAGCTGTTCCCCGACAA GTGGTTTGACATCGGCTGTCTGATCCTGGAGGACCCCGGTCACAGCATCCACATTGAGGTCTTCACGCAGGCAACCCCTGTGGCCCTAGATCACGTCCAACAG GCTCAGTCGCTGACCCCCCCGGACTACAGCCTGCGCTGGTCCGGGCTGATCGTCTCAGTGGGCGAGGTGCTGGAGCGCAGCCTGCCAAACGTCAGCCGGACAGACTGGCACCAGGCCATGACGGGCATGGCCCGGCGCCAGATGATCCAGAGCGCCGCCAAAGCCCTGGCTGGTATCTACAAACAGCAGCTCCCCCCCAGGACTGTGTGA